The following nucleotide sequence is from Nitrosopumilus adriaticus.
TTCCAGGCATCAAACCTGGAGACTGAGTATTTCCAGAACCAGAACCCATTGATTTTTTCATTTCAAATATTACTTTGATTGCAAGAAATTCTAATGCGGAATATGCCACAGTATAATCACCTAATTTTTGGAAGAATTCTTTGTCACTGATTTGACCCTTTTTGTACATGTTGTTAGTATCTAGAAAAGATTCATAGTAGCCTTGAGATTCATCAAACAAACTCTGTAGTTTATCAAATAACATGTTGAGTGTATCTACTTCGCCAAATGACATATTCTCACTAAAGTTTTGGAATATTAATTACTTTAGGATCAAAAAAGAGGAAAACGTGTTTGAGTTTACGCAAGTGCTCTATCAATCATATTTTTGTATGATTCTTTTGAAGCTGCACCTACTTGTTGGCTAACTATTTCTCCTTTGTTAAGGAGGATTAAGGTTGGAATACTAAAGACATTGTATTTAGATGCCAATTCATTGGCTTCATCAACATTAACCTTGACAAATTTTACTTTGCCATCATAGTCATTAGCCAATTCTTCAACTACTGGACCTACCATTCTACATGGACCACACCATTCGGCCCAAAAGTCTACAAATACAGGAACGTCAGAATTTATCACATCGACTTCCCATGACTTTGCATCTGAAATTTGAGTAATTCCCATTCTAATATTATTGAGTTAAACGTACCTAAAAATGTTCACCAGAATTAACACCATATTTTTTGTTGTACAATAAAATTTCATATATACTTAAATGACGTTTTGACAAAACCCAGACATGAGTTCAGAGCTTAGATTAAAGAAATTACGGGGTTCTGGAGGCTATGTTATGGCTACAGTTTCAGATGAACAACAGATGAAAGGCAACCTAGGCGGTCCAGATCTATTTTTAGCACCAATTGGAAGACTAGAAGCTGAAAGAATTACTAAACATTTTTGCAATACTTGTGAAAAAGAATTTGAGGGCTCTCCAAAGATAGAGTTTGAAAATCCCAATGAAGAAGTTGCAGAAAATTTAATCTTATATGAAAAAGGTCAATACATTTGCAATTCATGTAATGCATCAATTGCAGAATATAGAGAATTTAGAAAACAAGATGAAGCTGGGGATGTAGGAGTTGCAAAGCCATTAGAGCCTTCAGTTGAAAGTACACCACAACAAGTTGTAGAACCTACAGTAGAACCTACAATACAAACTCCACAAGAAACAGTTACACAACCAGGTCCAGCAACATCAGTTAGCTCCATTGAAGGAAGAGGAGTGTATGATGAAAATGCAAATAAGATTGGAACTGCAAAACAAGTTGGAATTGATTCTACACAATCAATGGTTTTAGTTATTACTAAAAATGACGGTTCTGAAGGCAGTATTCCATGGAGTAATATCAAAAAAGTTGGAGAAGTAATTCTTTTAGGAAATCCAGAAGAGATAGCTCAACCCGGAAAATGCTCAAATTGTGGATTTGGAAATAAGGAAGGTTCCAAGTTCTGTGAAGAGTGTGGAACTAAGATTTAGTTAGAAAATTTAATCAATGACACTAAGGCGATAATGTAATTGGCAAAAAAATCCATCTCCAAAGGTGTTATCAAAGATATTGTCATTGTAGGCGTTGGAGTTTTAGTAATTTGGATAGGATTGCAGGTTGCTTTTGGAACCCAAAATCCATTTTATGTAGTTGCAAGTGGAAGCATGATTCCAGTTTTAGAAGTTTATGATGTACTAGTTGTACAGGGACATGAACCTTTTGAGGATATTGAAGTTGGTGATATTATTGTGTTTAATCGGCCATCTGATCATAATAGAGTGATTGTGCATAGAGTAGCGTCAATTATTGATGATGATCCAAAAACAATTAGAACAAAAGGGGATGCAAATCCAGCATCAATTCCAGGAACTGATTTTCCAATTACTGAAAAAGAGTACATTGGCAAAGTAGCGTATACAGTTCCCCAGGTTGGTTATGTAACACAGCTACTAAAACCACCAATCAACTATGTAATCATTGCAGTTGTGATAGGAATAATGGTTGTAAAACAGATGGCAAAGAAGAAAAATGAAAAAGAACTTCCACTTTCAGATCCACTAAATTCAGAAAACTCTGAAACTATTGATGAATTATCTGATATTAATAAAATAGAGAAAGACACTGAATATTCTGAGCATACAGAAAAATCTAAAGAACTTGATGAGTTAGGTGATGTTGATGATTCTGAATATTTAGAAAAAATGGAAGAAATGAAAAAAGAGATGCAAGACATAGATGAATCCATTGAAAAATCAGTTGATGACGATAAAACTGATGAGGAAAAGAAATAGACAAAATTTGATAAAAATCAGGCAAACAGGTTCACATATGCTCTTTAGATTCAAGCAATAGATCGTCCTGTTTGCTTGGTAGTATTATTATGAGAAATTTACTAAAAAAGGATACTCAGAAATTGTAAGTTTCAAGAGTAGGATCATTTATGAATTAGTAAAAATTACAAGTTGAGCATCAATTTGTTAAATTGAATTTGAAATTATTCTAAAGAACTGATTCTTTAGTTTTGAAAACTCGCTTAAAGTATTCTGATGGCTCACGTGGTTCTTCAACATCATTTGTAATTCCAGCCAAATGTTTTGCAAGATTCTTTTTGTATCCTACTTGCATTTGTCTTTGAATTTGAATTCTTTGTGCTTGTGGAGAACCTGCGCCATGCATTGACTCTGTTAGATAGCCAACTGCGTTTCTACCAAGAGTCATATTTTCAATTAATCTTAATATTCTCATCCTATTTTCAATATCAACACCTTTTCTTCCTGCCAGATATTTTTTCAACAGTGGCCCTGCTTCTGGATGTCTAAAGTCCTTTTCAGATGGAAGAGTTACTACTAATCCGCCTGCAATGTCTTGTGCAAGTCTACTAATTTCATATGGGAAGCGTGTCACATTATGTTTGCAAACTTGAGCAAGCATATCATCATTTAGATAAACACCAGATTTCATCTTATGTCCTTGATGAGAGGATGCAAGTCCTGCAGCAAAGATTGTTTCATTTAGGTGAGTCATCTCAATTATTTTGTCTTTGATGTGTGATACCTTTGGAACTCCATTGTAATCAGCAATAGTTGCTGCTGCACCAATTAGTACATCTCCAAGTCCAGTTTTACAGACATAACTTCGTCTATGATAACAAGTAAAACGCTCTATGAGCATTGATGCAAATTCATATTCTCCATTCATGAAAACTTTTTCCCATGGAATAAACACTCTATCTAAAATTATTAATGCCTCTTGCCCACCATATTTTGCATTACCATCATCAATATCACCTTCTTCCATACTACGAGTGTCACATGACTGTCTACCGTAGATGTAAGTGACACCTTTGGCATCAGCTGGAATTGCTCCAACAATTGCCCAGTCTTTATCATTTTCTGTTAGTCTAACTGTTGGCATTAAGATAATCCAATGTGAGTTGATACAACCAGTTTGATGCGCTTTTGCACCAGAAACATAGATTCCTTTCTCATCTTTATCGACAATTCTTGTAAATAGATCTGGATCATCTTGCTCTGCAGGTCCCTTACTTCTATCACCTTTAGGATCTGTCATGGCACCACCAATGACAAGATTTTCTTTTTGAACCATCTTTACAAATTCTAAAAATCTTTTATGATAATCTGTTCCATGTTTCTCATCAATCTCAAATGTAGTAGAGTGTAAAGAATTCAATGCATCCATTCCAACACATCTCTGGAAACATGTACCAGTATTTTGTCCTAGTTTTCTTTGCATTTTATTTTGTAAAACTAAATCCTGAGCACTTTCTGCAATGTGTAAAAATCTATTTACCTTCAATCCAGTAAGAGATGAATTTGCAGAAGCTAGTTCTTCCTCTCTAACTGCTAGATCATAAGTTTCTGCAACTGCGTTAATTGATGGTCTAATCATTGGATGGTCTACTGGTTCTTTTACAAGTTCTCCAAAGAGGTAGATTTTGAGATCCCTTCCTCTGAGACTTTCAATATAATCATCGCCTGTTCTAATTGTCTTCAAGACATTAGCCATCTAACATTATAGGTTTTGATGCTGTATAAATATTCTAAAAGTACATGAATGAATTT
It contains:
- a CDS encoding PRC-barrel domain-containing protein, coding for MSSELRLKKLRGSGGYVMATVSDEQQMKGNLGGPDLFLAPIGRLEAERITKHFCNTCEKEFEGSPKIEFENPNEEVAENLILYEKGQYICNSCNASIAEYREFRKQDEAGDVGVAKPLEPSVESTPQQVVEPTVEPTIQTPQETVTQPGPATSVSSIEGRGVYDENANKIGTAKQVGIDSTQSMVLVITKNDGSEGSIPWSNIKKVGEVILLGNPEEIAQPGKCSNCGFGNKEGSKFCEECGTKI
- the trxA gene encoding thioredoxin — translated: MGITQISDAKSWEVDVINSDVPVFVDFWAEWCGPCRMVGPVVEELANDYDGKVKFVKVNVDEANELASKYNVFSIPTLILLNKGEIVSQQVGAASKESYKNMIDRALA
- a CDS encoding zinc ribbon domain-containing protein; translated protein: MSFGEVDTLNMLFDKLQSLFDESQGYYESFLDTNNMYKKGQISDKEFFQKLGDYTVAYSALEFLAIKVIFEMKKSMGSGSGNTQSPGLMPGMANPGMMAGGMGAPPRAGTAQNPVGGGPPGIVSAQEAFGDVGTLPSPDPSLMPRQTAPQTSDGGCSSCGAALRANAKFCTKCGAKA
- a CDS encoding 4-hydroxyphenylacetate 3-hydroxylase family protein, yielding MKTIRTGDDYIESLRGRDLKIYLFGELVKEPVDHPMIRPSINAVAETYDLAVREEELASANSSLTGLKVNRFLHIAESAQDLVLQNKMQRKLGQNTGTCFQRCVGMDALNSLHSTTFEIDEKHGTDYHKRFLEFVKMVQKENLVIGGAMTDPKGDRSKGPAEQDDPDLFTRIVDKDEKGIYVSGAKAHQTGCINSHWIILMPTVRLTENDKDWAIVGAIPADAKGVTYIYGRQSCDTRSMEEGDIDDGNAKYGGQEALIILDRVFIPWEKVFMNGEYEFASMLIERFTCYHRRSYVCKTGLGDVLIGAAATIADYNGVPKVSHIKDKIIEMTHLNETIFAAGLASSHQGHKMKSGVYLNDDMLAQVCKHNVTRFPYEISRLAQDIAGGLVVTLPSEKDFRHPEAGPLLKKYLAGRKGVDIENRMRILRLIENMTLGRNAVGYLTESMHGAGSPQAQRIQIQRQMQVGYKKNLAKHLAGITNDVEEPREPSEYFKRVFKTKESVL
- a CDS encoding signal peptidase I → MAKKSISKGVIKDIVIVGVGVLVIWIGLQVAFGTQNPFYVVASGSMIPVLEVYDVLVVQGHEPFEDIEVGDIIVFNRPSDHNRVIVHRVASIIDDDPKTIRTKGDANPASIPGTDFPITEKEYIGKVAYTVPQVGYVTQLLKPPINYVIIAVVIGIMVVKQMAKKKNEKELPLSDPLNSENSETIDELSDINKIEKDTEYSEHTEKSKELDELGDVDDSEYLEKMEEMKKEMQDIDESIEKSVDDDKTDEEKK